A single region of the Leisingera thetidis genome encodes:
- the lgt gene encoding prolipoprotein diacylglyceryl transferase, whose translation MQAMIPFPDLSPEIFTISLGSFEFALRWYALAYIAGIVIAWRLAVAALRRPGLWPAQQPPMKPEQVEDLLTWIILGVILGGRLGFVLFYQPAYYLANPAEILKIWQGGMAFHGGLIGVVLATLIFAARHNIPKLQISDLVAHTVPPGLLLGRLANFVNAELWGRPTGLPWGVAFPGPAAQDCGQALGALCARHPSQLYEAVLEGLILGAVLLYLAWRRGAFRTPGRLLGVFLAGYGLARFTVEFFRQPDAQFVTPGNPLGLAWHLDGFGLTQGQALSLPMIAIGLWFLLRARPAARSAA comes from the coding sequence ATGCAGGCCATGATCCCATTCCCCGACCTCTCGCCCGAGATTTTCACCATTTCCCTCGGCTCCTTCGAGTTCGCCCTGCGCTGGTACGCGCTGGCCTATATCGCGGGCATCGTCATCGCCTGGCGGCTGGCGGTGGCGGCGCTGCGGCGCCCCGGCCTGTGGCCCGCCCAGCAGCCGCCGATGAAGCCCGAACAGGTCGAGGACCTGCTGACCTGGATCATCCTCGGCGTCATCCTCGGCGGGCGGCTCGGCTTCGTGCTGTTCTACCAGCCCGCCTATTACCTGGCCAATCCAGCCGAGATCCTGAAGATCTGGCAGGGCGGCATGGCCTTTCACGGCGGGCTGATCGGCGTGGTTCTGGCCACCCTGATCTTTGCCGCGCGCCACAACATCCCGAAACTGCAGATCTCCGATCTGGTCGCCCACACGGTGCCGCCGGGGCTCTTGCTGGGGCGGCTGGCGAATTTCGTCAATGCCGAGCTCTGGGGCCGCCCCACCGGCCTGCCCTGGGGCGTCGCCTTCCCCGGCCCGGCGGCGCAGGACTGCGGCCAGGCCCTGGGCGCGCTCTGCGCCCGCCACCCCTCCCAGCTTTATGAAGCGGTACTGGAGGGGCTGATCCTCGGTGCCGTGCTGCTGTACCTGGCCTGGCGCCGCGGCGCCTTCCGCACCCCGGGCCGCCTGCTCGGCGTGTTCCTGGCGGGCTACGGCCTTGCCCGCTTCACTGTCGAGTTTTTCCGCCAGCCCGATGCCCAGTTCGTCACCCCCGGCAATCCGCTGGGCCTCGCCTGGCATCTGGACGGCTTCGGCCTCACCCAGGGGCAGGCGCTGTCGCTGCCGATGATCGCCATCGGCCTCTGGTTCCTGCTCCGCGCCCGCCCCGCCGCCCGGAGCGCGGCATGA
- a CDS encoding class I SAM-dependent methyltransferase gives MSLLDHLTARIRADGPVSVAEYMRDCLLHPQFGYYTTRDPLGAKGDFTTAPEISQMFGELLGLSLAQSWLDQGAPAPFTLAELGPGRGTLMADLLRATRGVPGFHAAMRICLVEASPALRAAQASALEGCAPAWLDTADALPEQPLFLIANEFFDALPIRQFLRAGGRWSEKRIGLKHGALSFGLGPAAPQPALAHRLQDTRDGDLVELCEAAAPVTAAIAARIARHGGAALIVDYGDWRALGDTLQALRAHQPADPLSTPGAADLTAHVDFEALAMAAKTAGCAFSRLTPQGVFLERLGITDRARALAGPLQGAPLESLVAAHRRLTHPDEMGNLFKVLGLYPSQAAPPPGLNP, from the coding sequence ATGAGCCTGCTGGACCACCTGACGGCCCGCATCCGGGCCGACGGCCCGGTGTCGGTGGCGGAGTACATGCGCGACTGCCTGCTGCATCCGCAGTTCGGCTATTACACCACCCGCGACCCGCTGGGCGCCAAGGGCGATTTCACCACCGCACCGGAAATCAGCCAGATGTTCGGAGAGCTTCTGGGCCTGTCGCTGGCGCAATCCTGGCTCGATCAGGGCGCGCCCGCCCCCTTCACTCTGGCAGAGCTGGGGCCGGGCCGCGGCACCCTGATGGCGGATCTGCTGCGCGCCACCCGCGGCGTGCCCGGCTTTCACGCCGCCATGCGGATTTGCCTGGTCGAGGCCTCGCCCGCCCTGCGCGCGGCCCAGGCCAGCGCGCTGGAGGGCTGCGCCCCCGCATGGCTGGACACCGCGGACGCCCTGCCCGAACAGCCGCTGTTCCTGATTGCCAACGAGTTCTTCGACGCGCTGCCCATCCGCCAGTTCCTCCGCGCAGGCGGCCGCTGGAGCGAAAAGCGCATCGGCCTCAAGCACGGCGCCCTCAGCTTCGGCCTCGGCCCCGCCGCGCCGCAGCCCGCGCTGGCGCACCGGCTGCAGGACACCCGCGACGGCGATCTGGTCGAGCTGTGCGAGGCCGCCGCCCCCGTCACCGCCGCCATCGCGGCCCGAATCGCCCGCCACGGCGGCGCCGCGCTGATCGTCGATTACGGCGACTGGCGCGCGCTCGGCGATACCCTGCAGGCGCTGCGCGCGCATCAGCCCGCCGATCCCCTCAGCACCCCCGGCGCCGCCGACCTCACCGCCCATGTCGACTTCGAAGCGCTGGCAATGGCTGCAAAAACCGCAGGTTGCGCCTTCAGCCGGCTCACCCCCCAGGGCGTGTTCCTGGAGCGGCTGGGCATCACCGATCGCGCCCGCGCCCTCGCCGGGCCGCTGCAGGGTGCGCCGCTGGAAAGCCTGGTTGCCGCACATCGGCGGTTGACGCACCCCGATGAAATGGGAAACCTGTTCAAAGTTCTAGGCCTCTATCCCTCGCAGGCCGCCCCTCCGCCAGGATTGAACCCATGA
- the pgeF gene encoding peptidoglycan editing factor PgeF, with product MTLEILTSDLLGPVRHGFFTRRGGASSGIFSGLNCGLGSSDQREAVQINRARVAAAMEVPPENLSAVHQVHSADVAVITGPSPDRPRADAMVTNVPGLALAILTADCQPVLFSDPQAGVIGAAHAGWRGTLDGVLEATLEAMEGLGARRGNIAAVIGPTISQRAYEVGPEFFDDFMMQDDGYARFFANGEDGRYLFDLPGLGLHKLRQAGAGAAEWTRHCTYSDPQKFYSFRRATHAKEADYGRLISCIRL from the coding sequence ATGACGCTTGAAATTCTCACGTCCGATCTGCTTGGCCCGGTGCGCCACGGTTTCTTCACCCGCCGGGGCGGGGCTTCCTCGGGCATTTTCTCCGGCCTCAACTGCGGCCTCGGCTCCTCCGACCAGCGCGAGGCGGTGCAGATCAACCGCGCCCGCGTGGCGGCCGCGATGGAGGTGCCGCCGGAGAACCTGAGTGCTGTGCACCAGGTCCACAGCGCCGATGTGGCGGTGATCACCGGCCCCTCGCCGGACCGCCCGCGCGCGGATGCGATGGTCACCAATGTGCCGGGGCTGGCGCTGGCGATCCTGACCGCCGACTGTCAGCCGGTGCTGTTCTCCGATCCGCAGGCCGGCGTCATCGGCGCCGCCCACGCGGGCTGGCGCGGCACCCTCGACGGGGTGCTGGAGGCGACACTGGAGGCGATGGAAGGCCTCGGCGCGCGGCGCGGAAACATCGCGGCGGTGATCGGCCCCACCATCTCCCAGCGCGCCTATGAGGTCGGCCCGGAATTTTTTGACGACTTCATGATGCAGGACGACGGCTATGCCCGTTTCTTTGCCAATGGCGAAGACGGCCGCTACCTGTTCGACCTGCCGGGCCTGGGCCTGCACAAGCTGCGCCAGGCCGGCGCCGGCGCCGCCGAATGGACCCGCCACTGCACCTATTCGGACCCGCAGAAGTTCTACTCCTTCCGCCGCGCCACCCACGCGAAAGAGGCCGATTACGGCCGCCTGATCTCCTGCATCCGGCTTTAA
- a CDS encoding Hint domain-containing protein, which produces MTIPHSLQRAAANAVEANALLQDPAALRSACKPQLRRYEVSSLLPSGAISETRHIAPALPLFEDAFCAFSRGSLVETAGGPVAVEDLLPGDEILTRGGGSQPLVWIGHTSLLPARPGSRGRSHRLTSFMADSLGLQKPASSLVAGPAARLLRAPPHVQRTADALLLTPVAEFQDGMSIFETAPPTPVDMYHLCLPRHAVISVGGLEFETYHPGPDALKLASYAIKTLFLNLFAHADSIQEFGPLACPRADHGSRPGPAIL; this is translated from the coding sequence ATGACCATCCCCCACTCGCTGCAGAGGGCTGCAGCCAATGCCGTTGAGGCCAATGCGCTCCTGCAGGATCCGGCAGCGCTGCGCTCCGCCTGCAAGCCGCAGCTGCGGCGCTATGAGGTCAGCAGCCTGCTGCCCAGCGGCGCCATTTCGGAAACCCGCCACATCGCCCCGGCGCTGCCGCTGTTCGAGGACGCTTTCTGCGCGTTTTCCCGCGGCTCGCTGGTGGAAACCGCCGGCGGCCCGGTCGCGGTCGAGGATCTGCTGCCCGGCGACGAGATCCTGACCCGCGGCGGCGGCAGCCAGCCGCTGGTCTGGATCGGCCATACCAGCCTGCTGCCCGCCCGGCCCGGCAGCCGCGGCCGCAGCCACCGCCTGACCAGCTTCATGGCCGACAGCCTGGGGCTGCAGAAACCCGCCTCCAGCCTGGTCGCGGGCCCCGCCGCCCGGCTGCTGCGGGCGCCGCCGCATGTGCAGCGCACGGCAGACGCGCTGCTGCTGACCCCGGTTGCCGAATTTCAGGACGGCATGAGCATCTTCGAGACCGCGCCGCCGACGCCGGTGGACATGTATCACCTGTGCCTGCCGCGGCACGCGGTGATCAGCGTGGGCGGGCTGGAGTTCGAGACCTACCACCCCGGCCCCGACGCGCTGAAACTGGCCAGCTATGCGATCAAGACGCTGTTCCTGAACCTGTTTGCCCATGCCGACAGCATCCAGGAGTTCGGCCCGCTGGCCTGCCCCAGGGCCGATCATGGCAGCAGGCCCGGCCCGGCGATCCTTTAG
- a CDS encoding Lrp/AsnC family transcriptional regulator translates to MVTTRLDPIDRKILSELQADGRMTNVELAKRVGISAPPCLRRVRALEEAGLIHGYHADVNARELGFEVQVFAMVGLESQAEVELSAFEEKCRSWPLVRECHMLNGEVDFILKCVSPDLSTFQSFLTGELLTTPNVASVKTSLVIRGAKDEPGVPFEVLEERLAREA, encoded by the coding sequence ATGGTCACAACCCGTCTTGATCCGATTGATCGCAAGATTCTGTCGGAGCTTCAGGCCGATGGGCGGATGACCAATGTCGAGCTGGCCAAGCGGGTCGGCATTTCGGCACCGCCCTGCCTGCGCCGGGTGCGGGCGCTGGAGGAGGCCGGGCTGATCCACGGCTACCACGCGGATGTGAACGCGCGTGAGCTGGGGTTCGAGGTTCAGGTCTTTGCCATGGTGGGGCTGGAAAGCCAGGCCGAGGTGGAGCTGAGCGCGTTCGAGGAAAAATGCCGCAGCTGGCCGCTGGTGCGCGAGTGCCACATGCTGAACGGCGAGGTGGATTTCATCCTGAAATGCGTCTCTCCAGATCTCAGCACCTTTCAGAGCTTCCTGACCGGCGAGCTGCTGACCACGCCGAATGTGGCCAGCGTCAAGACCTCGCTGGTGATCCGCGGCGCCAAAGACGAGCCGGGCGTGCCGTTCGAGGTGCTGGAGGAGCGGCTGGCGCGCGAGGCCTGA
- the trxB gene encoding thioredoxin-disulfide reductase, producing MSETRHTKVLIIGSGPAGYTAGVYAARAMLEPILVQGIEPGGQLTTTTDVENYPGFTEVQGPDLMIKMQEHAEAMGCEVIGDYITSLDTSRRPFVAKADSGTTFTADAVILATGARAKWLGLESEEKFKGFGVSACATCDGFFYRGQEIVVIGGGNTAVEEALFLTNFASKVTLIHRRDELRAEKILQDRLMKNPKIETLWFHTLEEVVGTDNPLGVEGVVVKNVQTGEVKEIPCKGVFIAIGHAPASELVKDVLELHNGGYVKVKPGSTETSIPGIYAAGDLTDHKYRQAVTSAGMGCMAALDAERFLAEQD from the coding sequence ATGAGCGAGACGCGCCACACCAAGGTTCTGATCATCGGCTCCGGGCCTGCAGGCTATACCGCGGGGGTCTATGCCGCCCGTGCGATGCTGGAGCCGATCCTGGTCCAGGGGATTGAACCCGGCGGCCAGCTGACCACCACCACCGATGTGGAAAACTACCCCGGCTTCACCGAGGTGCAGGGCCCCGACCTGATGATCAAGATGCAGGAGCACGCCGAGGCGATGGGCTGCGAGGTGATCGGCGATTACATCACCTCGCTCGACACCAGCCGGCGCCCGTTCGTGGCCAAGGCCGACAGCGGCACCACCTTCACCGCCGACGCGGTGATCCTGGCCACCGGTGCGCGCGCCAAATGGCTGGGGCTTGAGAGCGAAGAGAAGTTCAAGGGCTTCGGCGTCTCGGCCTGCGCCACCTGTGACGGCTTCTTCTACCGCGGCCAGGAGATCGTGGTGATCGGCGGCGGCAACACCGCTGTCGAGGAAGCGCTGTTCCTCACCAACTTCGCCTCCAAGGTGACCCTGATCCACCGCCGCGACGAGCTGCGCGCCGAGAAGATCCTGCAGGACCGCCTGATGAAGAACCCCAAGATCGAAACCCTGTGGTTCCACACCCTCGAAGAGGTCGTCGGCACCGACAATCCGCTGGGCGTCGAAGGCGTGGTGGTCAAGAACGTGCAGACCGGCGAGGTGAAGGAAATCCCCTGCAAGGGCGTCTTCATCGCCATCGGCCACGCCCCCGCCAGCGAGCTGGTCAAGGACGTGCTGGAGCTGCACAACGGCGGCTATGTCAAGGTCAAGCCCGGCTCCACCGAAACCTCGATCCCCGGCATCTATGCGGCCGGCGACCTGACCGACCACAAGTACCGCCAGGCGGTCACTTCGGCCGGCATGGGCTGCATGGCGGCACTCGACGCCGAACGCTTCCTGGCCGAGCAGGACTAA